A DNA window from Impatiens glandulifera chromosome 7, dImpGla2.1, whole genome shotgun sequence contains the following coding sequences:
- the LOC124944498 gene encoding pleiotropic drug resistance protein 1-like — protein MLVGPARAFLMDGISTGLDSSTTYQIINSIKKSIEAFKGTALVSLLQPAPETYALFDDIILLSDGQIVYQGPCENVLEFFEYKGFKCPERKDIADFLQEVTSRKDQVAYWASENDPYRFVTAKEFADAFQLFHVGRGLKDELGLGFDKAKSHPNTLTKKKYGISNKELFKVLASREYLLMKRNSIIYIFKMVQLIILALIAMSTFLRTRMPKETTLDGGIFLSSLFLTIMVMMFNGYIELALSVLKLSVFFKQRNSLFFPAWAYTLPIWIVKFIVSFVEVAIWVTFTYYPIGMDPDIRRFFKQYLLLVCINQAACGMFMFLAAVGRTMIIVNMIGTFTLLLVIALGGFVVSRVDIPSWWTWAYWLSPMMYGQNAIAVNEFLGKSWSKISPISSETLGIEVLKIRGIFPQPYWYWIGVGVTFAYAILFNVLCTLALTYLNPYGKQTNLSQGTFDERNANVQGRLLELSTIRKDAKSHSNRGFNQKRERGMILPFQQVHMTFENISYSVNMPQEMKAHGMSQERLEILRGVSGVFRPGVLVAVMGVTGAGKTTLMDVLAGRKTAGYVKGNITISGHPKNQETFARVAGYCEQTDIHSPQVTVYESLLYSSWLRLPSEVDPETRKMFVDEIMELVELKQLKNGLVGLPGVSGLSIEQRKRLTIAVELVANPSIIFMDEPTTGLDARAAAIVMRTVRNTVDTGRTVVCTIHQPSVDVFDTFDELFLLKLGGEEIYFGPLGCHSRDLINYFEGIDGVGKIQEGYNPATWMLEVTTTTQEATLGINFADLYKNSELYKKNKAVIEELSRPAPGSKDLHFGSKYSQSFFTQCIACLWKQHLSYWRNPTYTAMRVYITAMMAVILGTLSYNMGSKRDRIQDILNSTGSIYVAVVFLGTSNATLVQPVVDTERTVFYRERAAGMYSAFPYAFGQVVIELPHILFQAIVYTSIIYPLMGLEWTVGKFFWYIFLIYFTLLYFTFYGMMTVAITPNHNIAAIIASGFFFLWNAFSGFIVPKSRIPIWWRWYYYICPVAWTVYGLVITQYDKDGILEDGIHVKQLLEIYLGYRQDYLPIVASIVFGFSIMFAVIFAFAIKAFNFQKR, from the exons ATGCTAGTAGGGCCAGCTCGAGCATTTTTGATGGATGGAATATCGACGGGGTTAGATAGTTCCACGACTTATCAAATCATCAACTCGATAAAAAAGTCTATCGAGGCCTTCAAAGGGACTGCCCTCGTTTCTCTTCTCCAACCAGCACCGGAAACGTATGCCTTGTTTGACGACATAATACTTCTCTCCGACGGTCAAATCGTTTACCAAGGTCCTTGCGAGAATGTCCTCGAGTTTTTTGAATACAAGGGATTCAAATGTCCCGAAAGAAAAGATATCGCAGACTTCTTACAAGAGGTAACATCACGAAAAGACCAAGTGGCGTATTGGGCGAGTGAGAATGATCCATATAGATTTGTCACGGCAAAAGAATTCGCAGACGCGTTTCAATTGTTTCATGTTGGTCGGGGACTAAAGGATGAGCTCGGTCTTGGGTTCGATAAGGCCAAGAGTCATCCAAACACTTTAACAAAGAAAAAGTATGGAATTAGTAATAAGGAACTCTTCAAAGTTCTTGCATCAAGAGAATATTTACTCATGAAGAGAAACTCAATCATTTACATATTCAAGATGGTTCAA CTTATCATTTTAGCATTAATAGCTATGTCAACGTTTCTACGAACACGCATGCCAAAGGAAACTACACTAGATGGCGGTATCTTCTTGAGTTCTCTATTCTTAACCATTATGGTAATGATGTTTAACGGTTACATTGAACTCGCGTTAAGCGTTTTGAAGCTTTCGGTGTTCTTCAAACAAAGGAACTCATTGTTCTTCCCGGCTTGGGCTTACACATTACCAATATGGATTGTCAAATTTATAGTCAGTTTTGTAGAAGTCGCCATTTGGGTTACCTTTACTTATTATCCTATTGGAATGGACCCCGATATCAGAAG GTTCTTCAAACAATACTTGCTTCTTGTATGTATTAATCAGGCGGCATGTGGAATGTTCATGTTCTTGGCCGCGGTTGGAAGGACGATGATCATTGTAAACATGATCGGGACGTTTACGTTACTTTTGGTAATCGCCTTAGGAGGTTTCGTGGTGTCACGAG TTGACATTCCAAGCTGGTGGACATGGGCTTATTGGTTATCACCTATGATGTATGGTCAAAATGCTATAGCTGTAAATGAGTTCCTTGGCAAGAGCTGGAGCAAA ATTTCGCCTATTTCTTCGGAAACTTTGGGGATTGAAGTGTTGAAGATTCGCGGGATATTTCCGCAACCCTACTGGTATTGGATTGGGGTCGGAGTTACATTTGCATACGCAATTCTTTTCAATGTTCTTTGCACATTGGCTCTAACTTACCTTAATC CTTATGGTAAGCAGACAAATTTATCTCAAGGGACATTCGACGAGAGAAATGCTAACGTTCAAGGACGTCTCCTTGAGTTATCGACAATTAGAAAGGACGCCAAGTCGCATAGCAACCGCGGTTTTAACCAGAAAAGGGAACGAGGAATGATTCTCCCGTTTCAACAAGTTCACATGACATTTGAGAATATAAGTTATTCTGTCAATATGCCGCAG GAAATGAAAGCGCACGGAATGTCGCAAGAACGGTTGGAAATTTTGAGAGGAGTAAGTGGTGTATTTAGGCCGGGAGTCCTTGTGGCAGTTATGGGCGTAACGGGAGCTGGGAAAACAACCCTTATGGATGTTTTAGCGGGTAGAAAAACCGCGGGTTATGTAAAGGGAAATATAACGATATCGGGTCACCCAAAAAATCAAGAAACATTTGCTCGAGTTGCGGGATATTGTGAGCAAACCGATATTCATTCGCCTCAAGTGACGGTTTACGAGTCCTTACTCTATTCCTCATGGCTTCGGTTACCTTCCGAAGTCGACCCGGAGACCCGAAAG atgTTTGTAGATGAGATTATGGAGCTTGTAGAGCTAAAACAACTAAAAAATGGGCTCGTGGGGCTACCCGGTGTTAGTGGTCTTTCGATTGAGCAACGAAAAAGGCTTACCATTGCGGTCGAGCTTGTGGCTAACCCTTCCATTATATTCATGGATGAGCCAACCACGGGGCTTGATGCAAGGGCGGCTGCAATTGTTATGAGAACCGTAAGGAACACTGTGGATACGGGACGGACCGTGGTTTGCACCATCCACCAGCCAAGTGTCGATGTCTTTGATACTTTCGATGag ttgtttttattgaaattagGCGGAGAAGAGATATATTTTGGTCCGTTAGGTTGTCATTCGCGAGATTTGATCAACTACTTCGAGGGAATTGATGGAGTTGGAAAAATTCAAGAAGGTTACAATCCCGCGACTTGGATGCTAGAAGTGACTACCACGACGCAAGAAGCTACTCTCGGGATTAATTTTGCCGATTTATACAAGAACTCGGAATTATACAA GAAAAATAAAGCAGTTATAGAGGAACTAAGTAGGCCGGCTCCGGGATCAAAAGACCTACATTTCGGGTCCAAATATTCACAATCGTTCTTTACGCAATGCATAGCTTGTCTATGGAAACAACATTTGTCGTATTGGCGAAACCCGACATATACCGCGATGCGTGTATACATAACTGCTATGATGGCAGTTATTTTGGGAACATTGAGCTATAACATGGGATCTAAAAG GGACAGGATACAAGATATCCTTAATTCAACCGGTTCAATCTACGTCGCTGTTGTATTTCTTGGCACGAGTAACGCCACGTTAGTGCAGCCAGTCGTCGACACAGAAAGAACCGTCTTTTATAGAGAAAGAGCTGCTGGAATGTATTCAGCTTTTCCTTATGCCTTTGGACAG GTTGTCATTGAACTTCCTCACATTCTATTTCAAGCCATAGTATATACATCGATAATTTACCCCTTGATGGGATTGGAATGGACTGTTGGGAAGTTCTTTTGGTATATATTCTTGATTTACTTCACCTTACTATACTTCACATTCTACGGGATGATGACTGTTGCAATCACTCCTAACCATAACATCGCGGCCATTATTGCGTCTGGATTCTTCTTCCTATGGAATGCCTTCTCTGGCTTCATCGTTCCTAAATCC AGGATCCCAATATGGTGGAGGTGGTACTATTACATATGCCCCGTGGCGTGGACAGTATACGGACTTGTCATAACACAATACGATAAAGATGGTATTTTGGAGGACGGTATTCATGTGAAACAATTGTTGGAGATTTACTTGGGATATAGACAAGATTATCTTCCCATTGTTGCTTCTATTGTCTTTGGATTTAGTATCATGTTTGCTGTCATATTTGCCTTTGCTATTAAAGCTTTCAATTTCCAAAAAAGATAA